From Actinopolymorpha sp. NPDC004070, the proteins below share one genomic window:
- a CDS encoding heparinase II/III family protein, translated as MNGFAEPVPPSRGGFRPSRRDVLRYGMFLGSAAMLPPLAPDPAAAAQTAVAAATGTSPTLTDLPTKTRATIYTADMVAAARRNVDQYDWAKGLRDAAAAQADPLLAKGDDWLWKLVTGQGLPRSYAVNQDLGSPVTGKDIYRFGNYPWLTDPDKPWKLIDPSVPEDSGLPRIYPTNDFGAFYASGLNEHGEFARARADSGLLVNELYPEKGPTWGVDDGFGWVDDNGDKWTFVPYYNHWVVWYSATALYAGAASIYNGLPALRDAFITTGDVRYAHAGLILLDRIADVYPSMDTSPYKRSDGYLHSDGLSGRGKVVGCIWETGISQMICDAYDALFPAIATADEADVVPFLSEKARQYGLAPKDSPAAIRANIENGILRQVYPSVQAGKIRGNFGMHQRSVTLAGVVLDAPSETKEWIDFVFRTGGVGPPPEYRVSGGDVYRTLVDVVDRDGMGNEASPGYNRLWIGHIRGIADVLDGYDGYPAADLYDHPKFAKMFQGMHPLVMLGAYVPQIGDTGSTGRPGLFGSPNEFFYFFEKLGLPEYAQMAYLMNGNSTDDLYGNLFRPDVPGVQQRIRDVIAKHGTWQPPSENLTGYGIAMLRDGTGSRARDLWVYYGRTPGHGHLDALNLGMHGFGVDLLPDLGYPEFADASIRTQEWNQNTVAHNTVVVDQKPQAEQWVGTPHGFAAGERVQVCDTSARAAYTQTSTYRRLSAMVKVDDTNFYAVDVFRVAGGTDHHFSFHAAEGLTTTEGLTLVDQATGTYAGPDVAMPPDNAPSRANASGFDWLDNVSRDTNPAGPFSVDWKVKDTWGVHDPDPDLHLRLTMLSDVNDVAICDGTPPRNKPGNPAKLRYLIAHRQAPAGQQLSSQFVSLVEPYVDRRVVRSISSLPVQAVDGAIAPHEATAVRVELTNGRVDHIVNSLRTDVMLKIDLDNRQELRFRGSFGIYSTRGRTPEYAWTHGASFLGPLPQMQGPTAATGKLRDFTRDLSFSNQLTVKLDAGVPAKMRLDGSYAYVTVPQSAYARIAYPSRTPSKAGDFGALSQQIVVSEAATHQLSVKVNDDFTGATAGYFFAQVLIDGVVVAEQDVAGGGQWREITADVTGQLAGKSSALLTLRLLSKKAVSNFGVAAMFDDLAISGTTIANADFEDVSSPAWRPESNSPNFAVNPRATADTNARNAVYRIHGARFTDDTTVVLDIGDITTVRGYADPNDFGKGFRYDVAEGARVDIPYTREWQS; from the coding sequence ATGAACGGTTTCGCCGAGCCCGTGCCACCATCGCGCGGTGGCTTCCGACCCAGCCGCCGAGATGTCCTGCGCTACGGCATGTTCCTCGGTTCGGCGGCGATGCTGCCGCCTCTTGCCCCTGATCCGGCCGCAGCGGCCCAGACCGCGGTCGCGGCCGCGACTGGGACGTCGCCCACTCTGACCGACCTGCCGACCAAGACCAGAGCGACGATCTACACCGCCGACATGGTGGCCGCGGCCCGACGCAATGTCGACCAGTACGACTGGGCGAAGGGACTCCGGGACGCGGCGGCCGCCCAGGCCGATCCTCTTCTTGCCAAGGGCGACGACTGGCTGTGGAAACTGGTCACCGGGCAGGGACTACCTCGCAGCTACGCCGTGAACCAGGATCTCGGCTCGCCCGTCACCGGCAAGGACATCTACCGCTTCGGCAACTATCCGTGGCTCACCGACCCGGACAAGCCGTGGAAGCTGATCGACCCGTCGGTGCCGGAAGACTCGGGTCTGCCACGGATCTACCCAACCAACGACTTCGGCGCGTTCTACGCGAGCGGCCTCAACGAGCACGGGGAATTCGCCCGGGCGCGCGCCGACTCCGGCCTGCTGGTGAACGAGTTGTATCCGGAGAAGGGCCCCACCTGGGGCGTCGATGACGGGTTCGGATGGGTCGACGACAACGGTGACAAGTGGACGTTCGTTCCGTACTACAACCACTGGGTCGTGTGGTACAGCGCGACCGCGCTCTATGCCGGTGCCGCCTCGATCTACAACGGACTTCCCGCACTGCGCGACGCCTTCATCACCACCGGGGACGTCAGGTACGCCCATGCGGGACTGATCCTGCTCGACCGGATCGCTGACGTGTACCCGTCGATGGACACCTCGCCGTACAAGAGGTCCGACGGATACCTTCACTCCGATGGCCTGAGTGGCAGGGGCAAGGTGGTCGGCTGCATCTGGGAGACCGGGATCTCCCAGATGATCTGTGACGCCTACGACGCCCTCTTCCCGGCGATCGCCACGGCCGACGAGGCCGACGTGGTGCCGTTCCTGTCGGAGAAGGCCAGGCAGTACGGCCTTGCGCCGAAGGACTCCCCGGCCGCGATCCGGGCAAACATCGAGAACGGCATCCTGCGCCAGGTCTATCCGAGCGTGCAGGCCGGCAAGATCCGCGGCAACTTCGGCATGCACCAGCGCTCGGTCACCCTCGCCGGCGTCGTACTCGACGCACCGTCGGAAACGAAGGAGTGGATCGACTTCGTCTTCAGGACCGGCGGCGTGGGACCCCCACCCGAGTACCGCGTGTCAGGCGGCGACGTGTACCGCACCCTGGTCGACGTCGTGGACCGCGACGGCATGGGCAACGAGGCATCGCCTGGATACAACCGGCTGTGGATCGGCCACATCCGTGGTATCGCCGACGTCCTCGACGGGTACGACGGCTACCCCGCAGCCGATCTGTACGACCACCCGAAGTTCGCGAAGATGTTCCAGGGCATGCATCCGCTGGTGATGCTGGGTGCCTACGTGCCGCAGATCGGCGACACCGGCTCGACGGGCAGGCCCGGCCTGTTCGGCTCCCCCAACGAGTTCTTCTATTTCTTCGAGAAGCTCGGCCTGCCCGAGTACGCCCAGATGGCGTACCTGATGAACGGCAACAGCACCGACGATCTCTACGGCAACCTCTTCAGGCCGGACGTTCCCGGGGTCCAGCAACGGATCCGCGACGTCATCGCCAAGCACGGCACGTGGCAGCCTCCCAGCGAGAATCTCACCGGTTACGGCATCGCCATGCTGCGGGATGGGACGGGGAGCAGGGCGCGCGACCTCTGGGTCTACTACGGCCGTACGCCCGGGCACGGTCACCTCGACGCGCTCAACCTCGGCATGCACGGTTTCGGTGTGGACCTGCTGCCGGACCTCGGCTACCCGGAGTTCGCCGACGCCAGCATCCGCACGCAGGAGTGGAACCAGAACACCGTCGCGCACAACACGGTGGTGGTCGACCAGAAGCCGCAGGCCGAGCAGTGGGTCGGCACGCCGCACGGCTTCGCGGCCGGCGAGCGAGTGCAGGTGTGCGACACGTCCGCGCGGGCGGCGTACACGCAGACGAGTACCTATCGCCGGCTCTCGGCGATGGTGAAGGTCGACGACACCAACTTCTACGCCGTGGACGTGTTCCGCGTCGCAGGCGGCACCGATCACCACTTCTCCTTCCATGCTGCGGAGGGCCTCACGACGACCGAAGGACTCACGCTCGTCGACCAGGCCACGGGCACCTATGCCGGTCCGGACGTCGCCATGCCACCCGACAACGCTCCTTCCCGCGCCAACGCCAGCGGGTTCGACTGGCTGGACAACGTGTCCCGGGACACCAACCCCGCCGGGCCTTTCAGCGTCGACTGGAAGGTCAAGGACACCTGGGGCGTACACGACCCGGACCCCGATCTCCATCTACGGCTCACCATGCTGTCCGACGTGAACGATGTGGCGATCTGCGACGGGACGCCACCGCGCAACAAGCCGGGCAATCCGGCGAAGCTGCGCTATCTCATCGCCCACCGGCAGGCTCCCGCAGGGCAACAGCTCTCCAGCCAGTTCGTCTCGCTCGTCGAACCCTATGTCGACCGCCGGGTGGTGCGATCCATCTCCTCGCTGCCCGTACAGGCCGTCGACGGCGCGATCGCCCCGCACGAGGCGACGGCGGTACGCGTGGAGCTGACCAACGGACGCGTCGACCACATCGTCAACTCGCTGCGGACCGACGTGATGCTGAAGATCGATCTCGACAACCGTCAGGAGCTCCGGTTCCGCGGCTCGTTCGGGATCTACTCCACTCGCGGCCGCACGCCGGAATACGCGTGGACCCACGGAGCCAGCTTCCTGGGACCGTTACCACAGATGCAGGGGCCGACCGCCGCGACGGGCAAGCTACGGGACTTCACCCGCGACCTCTCGTTCAGCAACCAGCTCACGGTCAAGCTCGACGCCGGAGTCCCGGCCAAGATGAGGCTCGACGGCAGCTACGCCTACGTCACGGTGCCGCAGTCGGCGTACGCGAGGATCGCGTATCCGTCCCGGACTCCCTCCAAGGCGGGAGACTTCGGCGCGCTGAGCCAGCAGATCGTCGTCTCCGAGGCCGCCACACACCAGCTGTCGGTCAAGGTGAACGACGACTTCACCGGAGCCACCGCCGGCTACTTCTTCGCGCAGGTACTGATCGACGGCGTTGTCGTAGCCGAACAGGACGTTGCCGGTGGCGGCCAGTGGCGGGAGATCACCGCCGACGTCACCGGACAGCTGGCCGGCAAGTCCAGCGCCCTGCTCACGTTGCGCCTGCTCAGCAAGAAGGCGGTCAGCAACTTCGGCGTCGCGGCGATGTTCGACGACCTGGCCATCTCCGGAACCACCATCGCCAACGCCGACTTCGAGGACGTCTCCTCCCCCGCCTGGCGGCCCGAGTCGAACTCGCCGAACTTCGCCGTCAACCCACGGGCCACCGCCGACACCAACGCGCGCAACGCCGTCTACCGCATCCACGGTGCCCGCTTCACCGACGACACCACGGTGGTGCTCGACATCGGCGACATCACCACTGTCCGCGGGTACGCCGACCCGAACGACTTCGGAAAGGGCTTCCGCTACGACGTGGCCGAAGGCGCCAGGGTCGACATTCCGTACACCCGAGAGTGGCAGTCGTGA
- a CDS encoding phosphotransferase: MGPQASSGVAAGSRPGRGVSRAVSSAGRRPTGGRTGGHRRRADRPQRGQPPHRPVRQAKLPTELLDLVDPLRDRLCAALVDLPIQLTHGDCNVGNVLVHDGEVTGYIDLDHLPYGPRVRDLSLYLGSRLRDQIADGDPDAAAAVLRHYVAGYHSVHPLTEREQAAVVPLLLTTLIGGAAWNLHGWVPDPAAYQQNLRAIRWITSRYDHLVHASASR, from the coding sequence GTGGGTCCTCAAGCATCTTCCGGAGTGGCCGCCGGGAGTCGGCCCGGTCGAGGAGTATCGCGTGCTGTGTCATCTGCAGGCCGCCGGCCTACCGGTGGCCGCACCGGTGGTCACCGACGACGGGCTGATCGCCCACAACGCGGACAACCTCCGCACCGACCCGTACGACAAGCCAAGCTGCCGACGGAGCTGCTCGATCTGGTCGATCCGCTGCGAGACCGGCTCTGCGCCGCCCTCGTGGACCTACCGATCCAGCTCACCCACGGCGACTGCAACGTCGGCAACGTCCTCGTCCATGACGGCGAGGTCACCGGCTACATCGACCTCGACCACCTGCCGTACGGCCCGCGGGTCCGCGACCTCAGCCTGTACCTCGGCAGCCGTCTCCGGGACCAGATCGCCGACGGCGATCCCGACGCCGCGGCAGCGGTGCTGCGGCACTACGTCGCCGGCTACCACTCCGTCCACCCGCTGACCGAACGCGAGCAGGCCGCTGTCGTACCACTGCTGCTCACAACCCTGATCGGGGGCGCGGCCTGGAACCTCCACGGCTGGGTGCCCGACCCGGCGGCCTACCAGCAGAACCTGCGGGCGATCCGGTGGATCACCTCGCGCTACGACCATCTGGTCCACGCATCCGCGTCTCGGTAG
- a CDS encoding class F sortase, which produces MDASAPVRISIPALHVSTSIIRLGLNRDGTMQVPRGPGRAGWYVHGPTPGELGPAVIAAHVTWNRRPDVFFKLGAVKPGDRVKVSRRDGSTAVFEITKVEQYAKQDFPTQAVYGTTDHAALRLITCGGVFDGENNRYLDNVVAYARLLPGRPVHH; this is translated from the coding sequence ATGGACGCCTCGGCGCCGGTCCGCATCAGTATCCCCGCCCTGCACGTCAGCACCTCGATCATCCGGCTCGGGCTCAACCGCGACGGCACCATGCAGGTCCCACGCGGGCCGGGCAGGGCCGGGTGGTACGTGCACGGCCCCACGCCAGGTGAGCTCGGGCCCGCCGTGATTGCTGCGCACGTCACCTGGAACCGCAGACCGGACGTCTTCTTCAAGCTGGGCGCGGTGAAGCCCGGCGACCGGGTGAAGGTTTCCCGACGCGACGGCAGCACCGCGGTCTTCGAGATCACCAAGGTCGAGCAGTACGCCAAGCAGGACTTCCCGACCCAGGCCGTCTACGGGACCACCGACCATGCCGCCCTGCGGCTGATCACCTGCGGCGGCGTCTTCGACGGCGAGAACAACCGCTACCTGGACAACGTCGTCGCGTACGCCCGGCTGCTGCCCGGTCGACCCGTCCACCACTGA
- a CDS encoding sigma-70 family RNA polymerase sigma factor, protein MPEAAERFSAADPPPDSPEDLLVRVGHGDERAFEELYGHLVSPVFGLVVRIVRDPAQAEEVTQEVFVEVWRTAGRFDPNRGSAMAYAVTLAHRRSVDRVRSVQKSTDRERASAISEQTPAFDVVSDQVEVRLEREQVRRCLGSLTQLQREAVDLAYYAGYTYREVAEILGANVATVKTRMRDGLIRLRDCLGVTNGAP, encoded by the coding sequence GTGCCGGAGGCGGCGGAGCGGTTCAGCGCGGCGGATCCTCCACCGGACTCCCCGGAGGATCTTCTGGTACGGGTGGGCCACGGTGACGAGCGGGCGTTCGAGGAGCTGTACGGCCACCTCGTCTCCCCGGTTTTCGGCCTGGTCGTGCGGATCGTGCGGGATCCGGCGCAGGCGGAGGAGGTCACCCAGGAGGTGTTCGTGGAAGTCTGGCGAACCGCCGGCCGGTTCGATCCGAATCGCGGCTCCGCCATGGCCTACGCGGTGACGCTGGCGCATCGGCGCTCGGTGGACCGGGTGCGCTCCGTGCAGAAGTCCACCGACCGGGAGCGCGCCTCCGCGATCTCGGAGCAGACGCCGGCCTTCGACGTGGTCTCGGACCAGGTGGAGGTACGGCTGGAACGCGAGCAGGTCCGGCGGTGTCTGGGATCCCTGACGCAGCTGCAGCGCGAAGCGGTGGACCTGGCCTACTACGCCGGTTACACCTATCGCGAGGTCGCCGAGATTCTGGGGGCGAACGTGGCCACTGTCAAGACGCGGATGCGCGACGGACTGATCAGGCTTCGGGACTGCCTCGGTGTCACGAACGGAGCACCATGA
- a CDS encoding anti-sigma factor translates to MNAFDVHTLAGAYALDAVPADECEVFEAHLRKCRGCRSELDEFGETAVRLAAAVAVPPPARLRERVLEQVSWTRQLAPVVSRPGTHRGRLGRRLFAAAAAVVLIVAAGVTGVQIHQLQGRTAQQQLITSIVAAPDARSIHGGISRGGRLTLVFSRRQARTLVIVDHLPPPPKGHAYQMWLLDNGTARSAGMLDVSAPAQLTRVVKSSLTGADGFGLTVEPRGGSRRPTTPTIAHLSLS, encoded by the coding sequence ATGAACGCTTTCGACGTGCACACCCTGGCCGGCGCCTACGCCCTGGACGCCGTACCGGCCGACGAATGTGAAGTCTTCGAGGCGCACCTGCGGAAGTGCCGGGGATGCCGGTCCGAGCTCGACGAGTTCGGCGAAACGGCGGTCCGGCTCGCCGCCGCGGTTGCCGTTCCTCCTCCTGCGCGGCTCAGGGAACGCGTGCTGGAGCAGGTGAGCTGGACCCGCCAGCTCGCCCCGGTCGTCTCCCGGCCGGGCACCCACCGCGGCCGGCTGGGCCGCCGGTTGTTCGCTGCCGCGGCGGCCGTGGTGTTGATCGTGGCTGCCGGCGTCACCGGCGTCCAGATCCACCAGCTGCAAGGTCGAACGGCTCAGCAGCAGCTGATCACCTCGATCGTCGCCGCGCCCGACGCGCGGAGCATCCACGGCGGAATCTCACGTGGCGGGCGTCTCACGCTGGTGTTCTCCCGGCGCCAGGCCAGGACTCTGGTGATCGTCGACCATCTTCCGCCACCACCGAAGGGGCATGCGTACCAGATGTGGCTGCTGGACAACGGGACCGCGCGGTCGGCCGGCATGCTCGACGTCTCGGCTCCCGCCCAGCTGACCCGGGTCGTCAAGTCGTCGTTGACAGGTGCGGACGGCTTCGGCCTCACCGTCGAACCCCGAGGCGGCTCTCGTCGGCCCACCACGCCGACCATCGCGCATCTTTCCCTGAGCTGA
- a CDS encoding TerC family protein, whose protein sequence is MLATSPESPVFGHLTYAQSVPTSAANSAIDTIGTPTLWAVTLGTILGLIALDLALTRRPHKVSMREALRWSAFYVALPLTFGVYVWWQHGADRGVEYLTGYLVEKSLSVDNLFVFMLLLAAFAVPQALQQRVLMYGIVGALVLRGIFIALGAAALERFDWTFLVFSLILVVTAVKILKDAMAGPSHNVDVDALRSVRLVRRFVPVTTEYEGPRMLGRVNGRRALTPLALAVVAVLSVDIVFAVDSVPAVYGITGDPYLVFVTNAFALLGLRALYFVLQGALTKLVHLNYGLAVILAFIGVKLGLHWAHLQWPSVPEIPTLLSLGVIVAVLAVTTLTSQIAVRRGATRANSEDDTGDPARPDSKQPAQSGDR, encoded by the coding sequence ATGCTCGCAACTTCGCCCGAATCCCCCGTATTCGGCCACCTGACCTACGCACAGTCCGTGCCCACGAGCGCCGCGAACTCGGCGATCGACACGATCGGCACGCCGACGCTGTGGGCGGTCACTCTCGGAACGATCCTGGGCCTGATCGCGCTCGACCTGGCACTCACGCGGCGTCCGCACAAGGTGTCGATGCGCGAGGCGCTGCGGTGGTCGGCCTTCTACGTCGCCCTTCCGCTGACCTTCGGCGTCTACGTGTGGTGGCAGCACGGGGCCGATCGCGGCGTGGAGTACCTGACCGGCTACCTCGTGGAGAAGTCGCTCAGCGTCGACAACCTCTTCGTGTTCATGCTCCTGCTCGCGGCATTCGCCGTCCCCCAGGCGCTCCAGCAACGGGTCCTCATGTACGGGATCGTCGGTGCGCTGGTACTTCGGGGGATCTTCATCGCCCTGGGTGCGGCGGCGCTCGAGCGGTTCGACTGGACGTTCCTGGTCTTCAGCCTCATCCTCGTGGTCACGGCGGTGAAGATCCTCAAGGACGCGATGGCCGGACCGAGTCACAACGTGGACGTGGACGCTCTGCGGAGCGTGCGACTGGTCCGGCGCTTCGTGCCGGTCACCACGGAGTACGAAGGCCCGCGGATGCTCGGGCGAGTGAACGGCCGCCGCGCCCTCACGCCGTTGGCGCTGGCCGTCGTGGCGGTGCTGTCCGTCGACATCGTGTTCGCCGTCGACTCCGTTCCCGCGGTGTACGGGATCACCGGAGACCCCTACCTGGTGTTCGTCACCAACGCGTTCGCCCTCCTGGGCCTGCGCGCGTTGTATTTCGTACTCCAGGGGGCCCTGACGAAGTTGGTGCACCTCAACTACGGGCTGGCGGTCATCCTCGCCTTCATCGGCGTCAAGCTCGGCTTGCACTGGGCACATCTGCAGTGGCCGTCGGTTCCGGAGATCCCGACCCTGCTCTCCCTCGGCGTGATCGTCGCCGTCCTCGCGGTGACCACGCTCACCAGCCAGATCGCGGTCCGGCGTGGCGCCACCAGGGCGAACTCCGAGGACGACACTGGTGATCCGGCGCGACCGGACAGCAAGCAGCCCGCTCAGTCGGGAGATCGGTGA
- a CDS encoding zinc metalloprotease, with amino-acid sequence MDVHRRLLSTSADYVRARDLIENETMRLVRGATGRDGVTRIPVVVHVVWNTADQNVPDAQVASQIEVLNQDFRRTNVDVDSAPPAFLPLASDGRVEFFLAETAPDGAPTTGIERRQTTESSFGDDDAVKSYDSGGLDAWPADTYLNLWVCPLGGGLLGYAQFPGGPPETDGVVILHSGFGTSGTAAAPFDLGRTTTHEVGHWLNLNHIWGDDGTGCFGTDNVSDTPNQGGPNYGKPTFPHVSCSNGPNGDMFMNYMDYVDDAAMVMFTAGQVARMQACLAGPRSSIGAEEPVPSG; translated from the coding sequence ATGGACGTCCACCGCCGCCTCCTCTCGACCAGCGCGGACTACGTGCGCGCCCGGGACCTGATCGAGAACGAGACCATGCGCCTGGTCCGCGGCGCCACGGGCCGGGACGGAGTGACGCGCATTCCCGTGGTCGTGCACGTCGTCTGGAACACAGCGGACCAGAACGTCCCCGACGCGCAGGTCGCCTCGCAGATCGAGGTGCTGAACCAGGACTTCCGGCGTACGAACGTCGACGTGGACAGCGCGCCGCCGGCGTTTCTTCCGCTGGCCAGTGACGGCCGCGTCGAGTTCTTCCTGGCCGAGACGGCGCCGGACGGGGCGCCGACCACGGGAATCGAACGCCGGCAGACGACGGAGTCCTCGTTCGGCGACGACGACGCCGTGAAGTCGTACGACTCAGGCGGTCTCGACGCCTGGCCGGCAGACACCTACCTCAACCTCTGGGTGTGCCCGCTGGGCGGAGGGTTGCTCGGGTACGCGCAGTTTCCCGGCGGACCGCCGGAGACCGACGGCGTGGTGATCCTGCACTCGGGGTTCGGCACGAGCGGCACCGCTGCCGCGCCGTTCGACCTCGGTCGTACGACGACCCACGAGGTCGGCCACTGGCTCAACCTCAACCACATCTGGGGAGACGACGGCACCGGATGCTTCGGCACCGACAACGTGTCCGACACCCCGAACCAGGGAGGCCCCAACTACGGCAAGCCCACCTTCCCGCACGTCAGCTGCAGCAACGGGCCGAACGGCGACATGTTCATGAACTACATGGACTACGTCGACGACGCCGCCATGGTCATGTTCACGGCCGGGCAGGTGGCGCGTATGCAGGCGTGCCTGGCCGGTCCGCGAAGCTCGATCGGGGCCGAGGAGCCTGTCCCGTCGGGATGA
- a CDS encoding Gfo/Idh/MocA family oxidoreductase yields the protein MRHRVLVVGLGNMGMSHALAYARIPEYDVVGVCTRHVNDLDLPEPLRDAKRFTSYDEALAELRPDVVSINTLPDTHAAYAIQAMEAGAHVFVEKPLAETVESAQAVVDTARRTGRKLVVGYILRRHPSWTRFVEIARQLGTPLVFRMNLNQQSNGETWDWHKRLMSSFPPIVDCGVHYVDVMCQMTSAKPVRVHAIGARLTDEVPLNNYGMLQVTFADGSVGWYEAGWGPMMSETAFFVKDVVGPKGSVSIVMAAGDVAVRSDDINTHTRTNQILWHHAEKSPGGTYDLRDERIAMADEPGHDELCEKEQRHLLQAINHDLDLGSEMDDAVTSLRIVMAADESIATGQVVEL from the coding sequence GTGAGGCATCGGGTTCTGGTGGTCGGGCTGGGAAACATGGGCATGTCACACGCACTGGCCTACGCCCGGATTCCGGAGTACGACGTGGTGGGCGTGTGCACCCGGCACGTCAACGACCTGGACCTGCCGGAGCCGCTCAGGGACGCGAAGAGGTTCACCAGCTACGACGAGGCACTGGCCGAGCTCCGTCCGGACGTCGTCTCGATCAACACGCTCCCGGACACCCACGCCGCCTACGCCATCCAGGCGATGGAGGCCGGCGCTCACGTCTTCGTCGAGAAGCCACTCGCCGAGACCGTCGAGTCGGCGCAGGCCGTGGTCGACACCGCGCGGCGTACCGGTCGGAAGCTGGTCGTGGGATACATCCTGCGCCGCCACCCGTCGTGGACCAGGTTCGTGGAGATCGCCCGTCAGCTCGGCACTCCCCTGGTGTTCCGGATGAACCTCAACCAGCAGTCCAACGGCGAGACCTGGGACTGGCACAAGCGGCTGATGAGCAGCTTCCCACCTATCGTCGACTGCGGGGTGCACTACGTCGACGTGATGTGCCAGATGACCTCCGCGAAGCCGGTGCGCGTGCACGCCATCGGCGCTCGGCTCACCGACGAGGTTCCACTGAACAACTACGGCATGCTGCAGGTCACCTTCGCCGACGGCTCGGTCGGGTGGTACGAAGCCGGCTGGGGCCCGATGATGAGCGAGACCGCCTTCTTCGTCAAGGATGTCGTGGGGCCGAAGGGTTCGGTGTCGATCGTGATGGCCGCCGGCGACGTCGCCGTCCGCTCCGACGACATCAACACGCACACCAGGACGAACCAGATCCTGTGGCACCACGCCGAGAAGTCCCCTGGCGGCACGTACGACCTGCGCGACGAGCGCATCGCCATGGCCGACGAACCCGGCCACGACGAGCTCTGCGAGAAGGAGCAACGGCACCTACTCCAAGCGATCAACCACGATCTCGACCTCGGCAGCGAGATGGACGATGCCGTGACGAGCCTGCGCATCGTGATGGCCGCGGACGAGTCCATCGCCACCGGCCAGGTGGTCGAGCTGTAG
- a CDS encoding phage tail protein: protein MTLKRGQTNELELWAWHEAAVSGDVRAARKDCTRVMYAVDGKPVARCHLDHAWPSTLEVGALKAGPAEALYETVTLICERLHRLAP, encoded by the coding sequence GTGACCCTCAAGCGCGGCCAGACGAACGAACTGGAGTTGTGGGCCTGGCACGAGGCGGCGGTTTCGGGGGACGTGCGGGCCGCCCGCAAGGACTGCACGCGGGTCATGTACGCCGTGGACGGCAAGCCGGTGGCGCGCTGTCACCTCGACCACGCGTGGCCGTCCACGTTGGAGGTCGGCGCGCTCAAGGCCGGCCCGGCCGAGGCGCTGTACGAGACGGTCACGCTCATCTGCGAGCGTCTCCACCGGCTCGCGCCCTGA
- a CDS encoding Gfo/Idh/MocA family oxidoreductase: MTTPPSTTATDRAGSGQSAPERTDAPVRALIIGCGVIAVLHAEVLTQHPGFAVTALVDVDRTASERLARRVAELGATGPVVYDSITEAVESGTVDLAVICTPSGYHIDNALEVIDAGLHVVIEKPLDVSVAKSREFAARVARAERSGQVVSVISQHRFDPGSALIRAAIADGRFGRITSAVASMAWYRSQGYYDSGDWRGTWALDGGGAVMNQGIHTVDLLRWFCGRPVEVYAHIGQLDHERIEIEDTATATVRFESGALAVIHMTTAAYPGLTARLQVHGSLGSAIQDNDELRYFHAGDGEVSENLREAKTIGNQVETLLGPRTGGDEFAGSRNQADTFAAGHTRQYDDIAAAIRDRRQPLVTTEEALLSLALVRSMYVSATLGERVNFDDVLDGKYDDVTVTVPRDVQARTT, encoded by the coding sequence GTGACGACACCCCCATCGACCACCGCGACGGACCGGGCCGGGTCGGGCCAGTCCGCGCCGGAACGGACCGATGCCCCCGTCCGCGCACTGATCATCGGGTGTGGCGTGATCGCCGTTCTGCACGCCGAAGTGCTCACCCAGCACCCCGGCTTCGCCGTGACCGCGCTCGTGGACGTCGACAGAACGGCGTCGGAGCGGCTCGCGCGGAGGGTGGCCGAGCTCGGGGCCACCGGACCGGTCGTCTACGACTCGATCACCGAGGCGGTCGAGTCCGGCACCGTGGACCTGGCCGTGATCTGCACCCCCAGCGGCTACCACATCGACAACGCGCTCGAGGTGATCGACGCCGGACTGCACGTGGTCATCGAGAAGCCACTCGACGTGTCGGTGGCCAAGAGCCGCGAGTTCGCCGCACGCGTCGCGCGAGCCGAGAGGTCCGGCCAGGTCGTCTCGGTGATCAGCCAGCACCGCTTCGACCCGGGAAGCGCGCTGATCCGCGCGGCGATCGCGGACGGAAGGTTCGGCCGGATCACCTCCGCCGTGGCCAGCATGGCGTGGTACCGCAGTCAGGGCTACTACGACTCCGGTGACTGGCGCGGCACCTGGGCACTGGACGGTGGCGGCGCGGTGATGAACCAGGGAATCCACACCGTCGACCTGCTGCGCTGGTTCTGCGGCCGGCCGGTCGAGGTCTACGCCCACATCGGGCAGCTCGACCACGAACGCATCGAGATCGAGGACACCGCGACCGCCACCGTGCGGTTCGAGTCCGGAGCCCTCGCGGTCATCCACATGACGACCGCTGCCTATCCAGGGCTGACCGCGCGGCTGCAGGTGCACGGCTCGTTGGGCTCGGCGATCCAGGACAACGACGAGTTGCGTTACTTCCACGCCGGCGACGGCGAGGTCTCCGAGAACCTCCGCGAGGCGAAGACCATCGGCAACCAGGTCGAGACACTGCTCGGCCCCCGTACGGGAGGCGACGAGTTCGCGGGCAGCCGCAATCAGGCGGACACCTTCGCCGCCGGCCACACTCGGCAGTACGACGACATCGCAGCCGCGATCCGTGACCGGCGGCAGCCGCTGGTCACGACCGAGGAGGCGCTGCTGTCCCTGGCACTGGTGCGTTCGATGTACGTCTCGGCCACGCTTGGCGAGCGGGTGAACTTCGACGACGTACTGGACGGCAAGTACGACGACGTGACCGTGACCGTGCCGCGGGACGTCCAGGCCCGGACCACCTGA